The window GGGCCGAGCGGGAGGCCGACCTGGGCGCCTGCGCTGCGGACGGCGTGCCGGTCTTGCGGCGGCGGGGCGGCGGCGGGGCGGTGGTCCTGGCCCCGGGGTGTCTGGTGGCGAGCTTCGCCCGCGCCGTC is drawn from Thermodesulfobacteriota bacterium and contains these coding sequences:
- a CDS encoding lipoate--protein ligase family protein, translated to MSVQELDQDLLARAQEGQGPLVRVWEPRAPAVVLGRSNRAEREADLGACAADGVPVLRRRGGGGAVVLAPGCLVASFARAV